One Acutalibacter muris DNA window includes the following coding sequences:
- a CDS encoding S-4TM family putative pore-forming effector gives MNAKSIMERQNEDKMLRYQFSARRHFNLAEKWNYACWALLAVSWASMFLPDTEPLNTIRNVGIVVIDLIATFCAVRTEKNAQLASALRAHFDAYVFGLEQLSDFGNKWELDEITLKDKERFPQEFDIQTKHNGSDVPPGVKDWYEIDESKEGIAAILECHGLNTRWETRLEKYRIIAFIVMLVLLISIMVAMLCISAVGPLTVLLSSVGLIIHICKRINISLHRYRVMIQINTLRDAVEVSNTLDSVVLLQKNINEYRAFPVLGIDLVHKLRAKTWTERDRSIQQDNSSSM, from the coding sequence ATGAATGCGAAAAGTATAATGGAACGTCAAAATGAAGATAAAATGCTCCGGTATCAGTTTTCAGCCCGGAGACATTTCAATCTGGCTGAGAAATGGAACTACGCCTGCTGGGCACTGCTTGCTGTATCATGGGCATCAATGTTTCTCCCAGACACAGAACCTTTGAACACTATACGGAACGTGGGAATTGTGGTCATTGATTTGATAGCTACTTTTTGTGCAGTTCGCACAGAGAAAAATGCACAGTTGGCTTCAGCTTTACGTGCACACTTTGATGCGTATGTTTTCGGTTTGGAGCAACTGTCAGATTTTGGAAACAAGTGGGAGTTGGATGAAATAACTTTGAAGGATAAGGAGCGGTTTCCCCAAGAATTTGATATTCAAACTAAGCATAATGGTTCAGACGTGCCTCCGGGAGTGAAAGATTGGTACGAAATAGATGAATCGAAAGAAGGAATAGCTGCTATTCTTGAGTGCCACGGACTCAATACCAGGTGGGAGACCAGATTGGAGAAGTACCGAATTATTGCCTTTATAGTTATGTTAGTACTACTTATCTCCATTATGGTGGCTATGCTATGTATATCTGCGGTGGGGCCTCTGACTGTTCTTCTCAGCTCAGTTGGACTAATCATACATATTTGTAAGCGAATAAATATAAGTCTGCACCGCTATAGAGTCATGATACAAATAAATACACTCAGAGATGCGGTAGAGGTTAGCAATACCCTTGATAGTGTTGTTTTGCTTCAAAAAAATATAAATGAATATCGAGCATTCCCTGTTTTAGGTATTGACTTGGTACATAAGCTAAGGGCTAAAACCTGGACAGAACGTGACAGGTCCATCCAGCAGGATAATTCAAGTTCCATGTAA
- a CDS encoding DUF5720 family protein, giving the protein MRDHVARELKGHNILAVERFQDKTRWMVEFSVLRPRTAYGTPSDETRLFLDEDGYQAVLASQKRRDIKIKRYARVIEGHILDFKPKKKRHP; this is encoded by the coding sequence ATGAGAGATCACGTTGCCAGAGAGTTAAAGGGCCACAACATACTGGCTGTGGAACGGTTTCAGGATAAGACCCGCTGGATGGTGGAGTTTTCCGTCCTGCGGCCCCGCACTGCCTACGGCACACCCAGCGATGAAACGCGCCTGTTTCTGGACGAGGACGGCTACCAGGCCGTTCTCGCCAGCCAGAAGCGCCGGGACATCAAAATCAAACGGTATGCCCGCGTCATTGAGGGGCATATCCTGGACTTCAAGCCCAAAAAGAAACGCCACCCGTAA